From Streptomyces chrestomyceticus JCM 4735, one genomic window encodes:
- a CDS encoding S9 family peptidase yields MTPADGSFRSPGAAPEAPAAFADRSSAAFPGQYARTRRFSLGVPRQFGVSPDGRRVLFVRTGGGSDPVGRLWVYEGGTERVLIDPVALRADPAAGTAKAAEGRLPEAERVRRERAREYSTGVVAYAADAAARVVTCALSGALWVVRTDGGAPVHVPAAGPVVDPRPSPDGRLVAYVSGGSLHVIALEDGRDRPLAAPEGPDVTYGLPEYVAAESMGRSRGYWWAPDGRHLLVARVDTSGVERRYLSDPAHPERPPRAVAYPSAGTANAEVSLHILPVTASGPVPASGPVAPSGPVAASGERRVDVAWDRATYTYLVSAGWDNHGPLIGVQTRDQRTLRTLAVDPGTGATRTLHERTDPAWTEIVPGTPARTASGALVLPEDTPGTRHLNVGGTTVTPPGLQVREVVAVEGEQVWFTAGEEPTAVHVWRWAPADGLARLSEGPGLFTAAAGGGTVVLSGLTPEGPVAEVRSSGPDRPVACVRGSGPDTADVTIGTARTIASLGENPVVTPRPEHLLLGRRELRAALYLPSWYEPGRGTLPVLLSPYGGPGIQLAVRARTWFACVAQWFAEEGFAVLVADGRGTPGRGPAWEKAVHGDQLTPALEDQTDALHAAAARFAYLDLSRVAIRGWSFGGFLAAAAVLHRPDVFHAAAAGAAPTDQRLYDTHWKERYLGHPRETPDHYARSSLVGHGHLLRRPLLLVQGLADDNVAPAHTLRFSAELLAAGRPHSVLPLPGAGHAPADPAVNENLLRFERDFLRSALDKN; encoded by the coding sequence ATGACTCCTGCCGATGGCTCCTTCCGTTCCCCCGGCGCCGCCCCCGAGGCCCCCGCAGCCTTTGCCGACCGCAGCTCCGCCGCCTTCCCCGGGCAATACGCCCGGACCCGCCGCTTCTCCCTCGGTGTGCCGCGTCAGTTCGGCGTCTCTCCGGACGGCCGCCGGGTGCTCTTCGTCCGTACGGGCGGGGGCAGCGACCCCGTAGGCCGGCTGTGGGTGTACGAGGGCGGCACGGAGCGGGTGTTGATCGATCCGGTGGCATTGAGAGCCGACCCGGCCGCCGGGACCGCGAAGGCCGCAGAGGGGCGGCTGCCCGAGGCCGAGCGGGTGCGGCGGGAGCGGGCCCGGGAGTATTCCACCGGTGTCGTCGCGTATGCGGCCGACGCGGCGGCGCGCGTGGTGACCTGCGCGCTCTCCGGCGCACTGTGGGTGGTCCGTACGGACGGGGGCGCCCCCGTTCACGTACCGGCCGCCGGGCCGGTCGTCGATCCCCGGCCCTCTCCGGACGGGCGGCTGGTCGCGTACGTGTCCGGTGGATCGCTGCACGTCATCGCCTTGGAGGACGGGAGGGACCGGCCACTGGCGGCTCCCGAAGGACCGGACGTCACCTACGGCCTGCCCGAGTATGTGGCCGCCGAGTCGATGGGCCGCTCGCGCGGCTACTGGTGGGCCCCGGATGGCCGTCATCTCCTGGTGGCCAGGGTGGACACGTCCGGCGTGGAACGGCGCTACCTCAGCGATCCGGCCCACCCCGAGCGGCCGCCGCGCGCGGTCGCCTACCCCTCGGCGGGGACGGCCAACGCGGAGGTGTCGCTGCACATCCTGCCGGTGACCGCCTCCGGGCCGGTGCCTGCTTCCGGACCGGTGGCGCCTTCCGGGCCGGTGGCTGCTTCCGGGGAGCGCCGCGTCGACGTGGCGTGGGACCGGGCCACGTACACCTACCTCGTCAGCGCCGGGTGGGACAACCACGGGCCGCTCATCGGCGTACAGACCCGCGACCAGCGGACGCTGCGCACCCTGGCGGTCGATCCCGGCACCGGCGCGACCCGTACGCTGCACGAACGCACCGACCCCGCCTGGACCGAGATCGTGCCCGGCACCCCGGCCCGTACGGCATCGGGAGCCCTGGTCCTGCCCGAGGACACGCCCGGCACCCGCCACCTGAACGTGGGCGGCACCACCGTGACACCGCCCGGACTACAGGTGCGGGAGGTCGTCGCCGTCGAAGGCGAGCAGGTGTGGTTCACCGCCGGCGAGGAGCCGACGGCGGTGCACGTGTGGCGGTGGGCCCCGGCGGACGGTCTGGCCCGGCTGAGCGAAGGGCCGGGACTCTTCACGGCTGCCGCCGGGGGCGGCACGGTGGTCCTCAGCGGGCTCACACCGGAGGGGCCGGTTGCCGAGGTGCGCTCCTCCGGGCCGGACCGGCCGGTTGCCTGCGTACGCGGTTCCGGACCGGACACAGCCGACGTCACCATCGGAACCGCCCGAACGATCGCCTCGCTCGGCGAGAATCCGGTCGTCACCCCACGCCCGGAACACCTCCTCCTGGGACGGCGGGAATTGCGCGCCGCGCTGTATCTGCCCTCCTGGTACGAACCCGGTAGGGGCACGCTGCCGGTGCTCCTCTCCCCGTACGGAGGCCCGGGCATCCAGCTCGCCGTACGGGCCCGCACCTGGTTCGCGTGTGTGGCGCAGTGGTTCGCCGAGGAGGGCTTCGCCGTACTGGTCGCGGACGGCCGCGGAACCCCCGGCCGGGGCCCGGCCTGGGAGAAGGCCGTCCACGGCGATCAGCTCACGCCCGCCCTGGAGGACCAGACCGACGCGCTGCACGCTGCCGCCGCGCGCTTCGCGTACCTGGATCTGTCCCGGGTGGCGATCCGCGGCTGGTCGTTCGGCGGCTTCCTGGCCGCCGCGGCCGTCCTGCACCGTCCCGACGTCTTCCACGCGGCGGCCGCCGGCGCCGCGCCCACAGACCAGCGGCTGTACGACACCCACTGGAAGGAACGTTACCTCGGCCACCCCCGGGAGACACCGGACCACTACGCCCGTTCCTCCCTGGTGGGCCACGGACATCTGCTGCGCCGTCCGCTGCTGCTCGTCCAAGGGCTGGCGGACGACAACGTGGCCCCTGCCCACACCCTCCGCTTCTCCGCCGAACTGCTGGCCGCCGGTCGGCCGCACAGCGTGCTGCCGCTGCCTGGAGCGGGACACGCCCCCGCCGACCCGGCGGTCAACGAGAACCTGCTGCGCTTCGAACGTGATTTCCTGCGCTCGGCACTCGACAAGAACTGA